The Solibacillus sp. FSL R7-0682 genome includes a window with the following:
- the argB gene encoding acetylglutamate kinase, giving the protein MTMFKSMHHTARKMVIKLGGSTLEGLNETFFHNFKALQEQGVQLIITHGGGPAINRALAAAGITSYTINGLRVTSEEMIDIVQSTLIGKVNPALVHELTAAGISAIGLNGFDGGLLQSNFIDASTYGYVGQVDKVNVELVESLLKLNIVPVIACIGATKDGQGLNINGDTVASEVALAVGADCLFLVTDVAGIRIDDMFQTEVTPSQINQWIEEGNIYGGMIPKVQGALNCLAAGIPSVQIVNETLTGTTILSEELVK; this is encoded by the coding sequence ATGACTATGTTCAAATCAATGCATCATACCGCTCGTAAAATGGTCATCAAGCTAGGAGGCAGTACATTAGAAGGTTTGAATGAGACGTTCTTTCATAATTTCAAAGCGTTACAGGAGCAGGGAGTTCAATTAATTATTACTCATGGAGGTGGCCCTGCCATTAATCGTGCATTAGCTGCTGCAGGTATTACCTCTTACACGATCAATGGCTTACGCGTAACGAGTGAAGAAATGATTGATATTGTACAATCGACGTTAATTGGTAAAGTAAATCCAGCACTTGTCCATGAGCTAACTGCTGCTGGCATTTCAGCAATTGGTTTAAATGGCTTTGATGGAGGGCTTTTACAAAGTAATTTTATTGATGCTTCTACCTATGGGTATGTAGGGCAAGTAGATAAGGTCAATGTCGAGCTAGTTGAGTCATTATTAAAGTTAAATATTGTTCCGGTAATTGCTTGTATAGGGGCGACAAAAGACGGACAAGGGCTTAATATTAATGGTGATACTGTTGCGAGTGAAGTAGCATTGGCAGTAGGAGCAGATTGTTTGTTTTTAGTAACCGATGTAGCAGGTATTCGTATAGATGATATGTTTCAAACGGAAGTGACACCATCTCAAATTAATCAATGGATTGAGGAAGGGAATATTTATGGTGGCATGATCCCTAAAGTACAAGGTGCTTTAAACTGTTTAGCCGCAGGAATTCCATCTGTTCAAATTGTTAATGAAACGCTAACAGGAACGACTATTTTAAGTGAGGAGCTTGTTAAATGA
- a CDS encoding acetylornithine transaminase: MSALFRNYARRPFAIVEGKGTEVFDTTGKRYLDFTSGIAVCSLGHAHPAIVEAIQKQSEKLWHISNLFESPGQEQLAASLVKDLHLSYAFFCNSGAEANEAAIKIARKHTGKHKIIVFQQSFHGRTFGAMSATGQDKVRSGFGPLVSEFITLPFNDVAALKAAVDGETAAIMLELIQGEGGVNAVTDEFAQAIHDIQQSSDILVIVDEVQTGIGRTGTRFAFEQTVIKPNIVSMAKGLGGGFPIGGILGTSELFDTFSAGTHGTTFGGNPLGVAVAQKVIELIFDEAFLQNVQQKSTYFVTKLKEAFPEEQYTIQGKGLMLGLGLGGEDVASFVAALDEAGLLTVAAGPKVIRLLPPLTVTEQEIDEAVAILKTVIK; the protein is encoded by the coding sequence ATGAGTGCATTATTTCGAAATTACGCAAGAAGACCTTTTGCGATTGTTGAAGGAAAAGGGACAGAAGTTTTTGATACGACAGGGAAGCGTTATTTAGATTTTACAAGTGGTATTGCCGTTTGTAGTTTAGGTCATGCGCACCCGGCAATTGTTGAAGCGATTCAAAAGCAAAGTGAGAAGCTTTGGCATATTAGTAATTTGTTTGAAAGCCCTGGTCAAGAGCAATTAGCGGCATCGTTAGTAAAGGACTTGCATTTATCTTATGCATTTTTCTGTAATAGTGGTGCTGAAGCAAATGAAGCAGCCATAAAAATTGCTCGTAAACATACAGGTAAGCATAAAATTATCGTATTCCAACAAAGCTTCCATGGTCGTACTTTTGGTGCAATGAGCGCAACAGGTCAAGATAAAGTACGTAGCGGATTTGGTCCGTTAGTTAGTGAATTTATTACATTACCATTCAATGACGTAGCTGCTTTGAAGGCCGCAGTTGACGGTGAAACAGCTGCGATTATGCTAGAGCTAATTCAAGGCGAAGGTGGTGTAAATGCTGTAACGGATGAATTTGCACAAGCAATTCATGACATTCAACAGTCATCGGATATTTTAGTCATTGTTGACGAAGTACAAACAGGAATTGGGCGTACTGGTACTCGCTTTGCTTTTGAGCAAACAGTTATTAAACCTAACATTGTGTCAATGGCTAAAGGGCTTGGAGGCGGCTTCCCAATTGGAGGCATTTTAGGAACATCTGAGTTATTCGATACATTTAGTGCAGGTACACATGGTACGACATTTGGAGGCAATCCATTAGGGGTAGCAGTAGCACAAAAAGTAATCGAGCTTATTTTTGATGAAGCTTTTTTACAGAACGTACAACAAAAATCTACATACTTCGTTACAAAATTAAAAGAAGCATTCCCTGAGGAACAATATACGATTCAAGGTAAGGGCTTAATGCTTGGATTAGGACTTGGTGGCGAGGATGTGGCTTCGTTTGTAGCTGCTTTAGACGAAGCGGGGTTATTAACAGTAGCGGCAGGACCTAAAGTAATTCGTCTGTTACCACCATTAACGGTGACAGAACAAGAGATAGATGAAGCTGTTGCCATTTTAAAAACAGTTATTAAATAG